DNA sequence from the Ischnura elegans chromosome 8, ioIscEleg1.1, whole genome shotgun sequence genome:
tcccccctcccctaaatctgcctatgcagGTTTAGAATGGCATTTTGTAATATGGAGAACCAGAATAGTAGAAAAGGGGAATTTCATGAAGAGCAGATGCATAAATCTGATGTATTTGGCAATTTTGAGAGGGCAGGGGACTAGCCAAATATTTACATatgcagtggaacttggataattcgaacatcaagggatcagttaaaaacttcaaatattccaaaaatttgaattaaagaagtccttGATAAATACgttcaaaagaataaaatttatatttccaatcaaaactgtTTATTAAATTgactcttgaaatataaatacttcgATTAATGCCTAATAAAAAGATTAAAGTAATctttaaaaaggaatatttagtTCGACAAGCTACAAAGTAAAGtagagtaacatttttattctaaaccTTAACTAAAACAAAACCTACTGTTTTTCAAAAGAGGATGATATTTTTGCCTGTTTACTTAAAATAAGTCTCTCGGCTGTTATAAAAGATTCTAACACATTCAAAGAGTTCAAGTATGAATCACTTACATTAACACCTTCAGGGCTATAGATAATTTACACCTTAAATCGACacactaaaaatttgaattatccaaaataaaattcgaattatccacaattttttagcattgcttgaataaaaaaaatatagagactaagagaaatattcgaattaaacaATACTTTGAATTATctaggttccactgtattagaaaatggcaaaaattattCAACGAAATACTTTCATTCAAAGCAAGGGTGGGGTAAACTGTATGGCACCATTGGTTTTGGACAGGAGTGGCTagtaataacattaaatttccacCCCAAACCAAGGAAGGTTTTAGGACTTCAATGCCTTGTGACACTCCACCTCATTGGTAGGCAACATAATAATAAAGCTCTCTAAAGCCTTATCCCCACACAAGGTTTTGGGAGTCACCACCAGGCTAACTCAGGCAACAGATGCTTGGACTTTCAACTCCGGCAAaagataaaaaacagaaaagaaggAATCtcttcatttttactttattcaGACCAGGTATTCGAAATATTTGGAAAACAAGCCCATTAAGCCCAGCCCAAACATAAGCTGGAACTTAGGTGTTAAATaccaaaatgataaatttttacaATGTACAGTACTGTTTCcagtcattttttaaaatataatttgacatAATATGGAATGACTCTAGCTAATTACTTACATATTAGGTGGCATACAAACAATCACCCGAAGCATCAACTAACCATCATTAGACCCTTTAAACGAATCTAATATTACTGAGTCACATAAAGCCATTATTTGATATGGATAAGCCAGACTAGTCAAGCTACAAATATGTATAcagttataaatttatatttatatacaaaCACATATGATGAATTTGGGACAATTATCATACAAAGGTATTCCACACATATTACTCAAACAGTTGAAGACATATATTTATGCATAGTAGAAAACGAATTTTTAATCACAATAAAAGTTTTCCAAAAGAAAAACTCAACCCATTTTCACAGTCAAAGAATTAAGgatcccaaaaaatatttaattggagaACCCTCCAAGTCTTCAATCCACATTATAAACTTCCTTTTCTGAAAGCAAAAGTCAAGTTAAACAGCCAAAAGGAACGGCAAAGGTGCAGACATTTAACACGACTAGCCGGAACATTggtcaaataaaattcaaacaattgTACAGTCATTAACTACcttgcatttaaattattaaggaCGCTGTCTTCCATGAATAATTTTCTGCAATTCCCCAAGAATATGCAATTGAATGGGATAAACTCTTCGctgaatataaaaaattcttcaacAAATTGTACTATAAAAATAAGAAGTACTCAACATTTatgagtgaatttaaaattttttttaaagcatcccactacagataaaaaattctacatgacaaaacattttcaaaatgtgtGTACATAACTTTAATTAATTGCATAATGTATTTCCATCGCAAAAGATGCGGGTACCACAATTAGTTTCCAGttaatcattgatttttttcaggaaatttaatCCAGCAGAGAGATTcaacaaaattgtaaaaaacaaaGATTCCATCTTTGATTTCAAAATAACCATAGAGATAGCTGCAAATCTAGGTTCCCCTTCGTGACAGAAAATGAAAGGAGAAGAAAGATACAATGTGATGTTGCCTTCCATTCAAActttacagaaaataaataaagcaaaaagtAATCACTAGGGGTGTAATGATTTTAGcatgaaatcattaaaaattattactgtaAAGAAAACACAGTCAAACACTCACTTCACCATCTAAGGATCCTGAATTTACTAATTTCAATGCAGCAAAAGAAAATCATCGAATGTGGAGATATTTCATGAAGCTCCTCTATCACATTCccagtgaaaacataaaaaaacatagaATGTTATtacccaaaataaaattttagaggaCCAATTAAGAGAAATTACCACATCCCCTATTTATTAACTAGAGACTGCATAATGAAGAAAAGGGTACACTTCTACAGATGCAtgttatgattttcaatcataaagATATGATTCCCTGCAAGTAATTTTTATTCtaggaataaatatttcccaAACCAGGTGGCTCTCGTTCTAACACTCATAGAAGTATGAACAAAATCAAATTCCTCGGTAATTGCTCTATTATGAAACTTGTATACATTCTGTTAAGGCAAAAAAACTCAATCACAACAATCAACTAATATAAATCTTTACTAGTAGTATTCAttatattcaaggaaataataatgtggatccctgacaaaaataattctgaaaatcgTCCACTCTAAGGCAATTTAGAATGTACAAGTATCTTTCATTCAATTAATGAAGCTCTTAAAATGAATCTGGACAAACTATCATTGTTTGCCATCATTTAAAGATTATAGGGCCTTCTGCATGTCCCACTAGAGTTGGGTTCAGTAGCACCACTTTGTGCTGCAGATACCATGATCTGGAATTTCTTTCCGGAGTACTAATTATTATGGTATGCAAAATGAAACGATGTTACACCTTCAAACTTCCTTCATGACCCAATTTTGTTCAATaacttaaaacaaaaattaattccacTCAAGCTCAACATTGAACATTTAGCCAATGCATAGTCTTCCCTAACACCAAAATAGTCTTGTCAAAATATAGATACTGATGGCTAcataataacttttaaattctGCAAAGGACTGGCTATCAGCAAAGTCCTCTTATTTATTACTATAATGAATTTCTACAATATGCATCAGTACCTAGTCTTCTTCAAAGCACAGCATGAAGAAGATAAACTGAAAAATGTTCCACAGCGAATGATGCCAAACATTTATGCCtcagaataaatgaaaataaatgaagacgaAGACCCCACTCTCTGCggaagaatattaaatttatcaaaatggtTTAAATGGCAAGAATCTACCATTATTACTTTCAGAACACAGTTCCTCAgcctaaaatatttccaaaaagaaCAAATAGCTGGAGTATTTTCGTAGATTTCTTTCTAAGGCAATTAATAAAATAGAGCAAGGaaccaaaattttcatgaaaatctacAACCTTGTTTACAAGATGCATTTACCCGCACACATAAACACATTTATTCTTAAAATCCCAACAAATATATACCCTAGAATTCTCAAATGGACAAATGCATGTCCAGGAAATAGTCATTCTAATTTTGTGAATCTATCCACACATTCGTCCTACCATACATGTACACTCACGGGTAAATTCATCGCATATATAAAGCTTTGCTGTATGAGCATATCATATGGTAAGCAAATAAACAACTTAGACCACAAAGTATTTAAGAATATGGATATATCGAGAATTTTTGACTGGTAATAATGATCTTTTAATATACTacggaaaatatataatttgtcaATACCTTCAAGCAGAACTGAAATATAAGGTATATGTATATATCATCCTTTACCCAAGCACAATGATCTAGCATACATATACCTGCTAGATTCAAATAAATACTAGAAACAATGAAGACCCTTGAAACTTGATTAAATCAAATTTACCAGGGAAAATGCTGAGAAAAACAACAATATACAGGTGAGTATATCAATAAATAGGAACATTTAAATATGCACACATGCACATCATCATAAACTCAAGGAGACTACATTCATAgataaaacaatgacaaaacgtTGTTGGACAACCTTCTGATTGTGAAGAACTAAATGctctttgaaaacaaaataaataaatatcactctTTCAGCCGATATGCAACACATGAGTTCAAAATTATTCTTACAGATGCGGCCCAAAAAACAATTCACCAATCTTTAGACACTGCTTTCCTTCACAAAGGATCTATCAGCCCTATATCTGAGGCAGAATATATGGGGAAACATCCGGGGCATCCAGGCATCACTAAAAGGATGGTCAAAAGAATATTACTGAACAGAAATATTAAATACCATACACCACCTAATCAAGTATACATATAGATATTTATGGTGGCATAGAgagttataataatttataaaggaaaaaaatattttataaaggtACCTAGGCCAACGCCATgagggaaaaaatgattttttaaatgcttaattaCAATGGTGAATAATCGGCTTCCCAGGAGCCCGATCCGGATCCGACCCGGTGAATAACACATATTAACAAGCAATGAAAGTAAACTAAACCATTTGATACTCACTAAATATTTCTCCATAGGGGTGCTGGACGTGAGCCGCATTAGGAGCGTCCTGCCTCACAAGCGATAAGGGAACTTCCTCCCGATTCTCTGGATTTTCTACTTTTAAGGTCCTCACTTCATTATTATTACTGTTGTTAGCTTTGGCTGCCTCGTTCTGCCTTTTGTTACGCACGTACATTGCGTTTCGCTGCCTCTCCTCTCTTCTAAATTCTTcgtctttccttttttctctcatCAGCTCAGCATTTCTTGCCCTTTCTTTATTCCTGAACTCTTCATTCTGGCGCCTTTTTTGCATAATAAGAGCATTGCGCTCCTTTTCCATTCTGCGGTATTCTTCATCCTGCCGCCGCCTTCTCATGTATAAGGCATTCCTGGCTCTTTCTTGAATTCGAAAGGCTTCATCTTTTCGTCTGTCGCGCATATATAAAGTGTTTCGGATTCTTTCTTGGGCTCTATACATTTCATCCATTCTTTTCTCTCTCATGAGGAGagccttctttttctttttacagAAAGCATCATTGATGACAGAGTGAATGGGGCTATCGTTCATTCCAACTCGTGCGTTCCCCTGATCAACAAATAGAAGCACCTCAGGCAAAAATCTATGGCTCTCGGTGTCATTGTTTACCTTATTCATCAAACTTGCCTCTTCGATTTCAGACTTAGGGATCAATAAGGGAGGCTTTGCTGAAGTTTCACAGTTTATTTGTAGCTTGGCATAATTCTCCTTCGGCGAGAGTTTGATCTGGGAATGATAATGAGGCATGAATGCATATGGAAACTAGCCTTTCATTGCAAGTAGACGAAGTACTGACTGCatttaataaatactaataaCAAGAATTACACGAAGAGCCAAGGTAAGGAAAGTTGGAGAGTACTTACATCCCAACTGTCAGGTTGATATGCCATTTTTCACAATAAGTCGCTGGAAATCACATCATAATACAAATACACTTCAATTTAAACGAAACATCGCATAAATGTCAAATACACTTATCGTTATTCATCTGTCACCGCCATTTGTATATGGTTGCTCACTTGTTTTTGTcgctaaaatttaactttgtgaAATTTACGCTTGAGCCATTATTTATATTTGTCGCGCCTGTTTACATTGAGAGCTCTTAATTCGTATTTATTAATGGTTTTATCTTTAACGTTTATTTTGAATGGttataaaatagaagaatataCAAATGTTTTGTTTCAGTTTTTGCCAAAACCAAATGATATGATTCTGCGGCCGCACGGTTATATCTATTTGATAATGACCTTCGTAGCAGCAAATACTTTTCTGGCTCATTATCATTTTATATCAGAATAATTTGTCTTAGCACTGGGTAaagggcatttttttaaactgaccAGCGACACCCCACGGTAATTTCGAAATTGTGCATTACCTTTCACGCCGTCCATTTTGAGTTCTTTATGGAAACCATGGCCATGGAAACATAAATAGCATTTTCATAGTTGGGCTTCTCAtgatttttctaaattatatctCTATTAATGTTCCCTACAGTACCCATTACCTATCTATGAAAGCCCTACTCGTAAAATCTACCTCAAAATCAGTCCTCGCAGATGTACTATACACAATGTAATTTCACCCTTCATTTCATCTCTatccatatttcatgaaacagcTAATACCCCTCAATATTAGTGCTCAATCAATCTATTGTCATAATGGGGAATTCCGctgaaaatggatgataaaaTACACTGCACTGCCAAGCCAAGGTATCCTGTCCGCATCTATTCCACTACACAGTTCAACATAAGCCTGGAATAACAAGACTGGTCACCCAATTGATTCCGAAGCAATGCTTTAACTACAACTTAATTTTCGATCTTCATACAAATTATGTATTCTGTAGAACATTTTATAGGCAGGTGAAGTGAAATACCTCCGTTACTACTGATCCATTAAAGAGGAAACATTATAAACTATGGCTGAAGTTACAGAGGATACTATCACCATTTTGGAAATTGAGATAGAAAACACCGCTCCATATCCAGACCACTCTACAATTTTTGAGATTTCATGCCGATATTCAATGTGTAGATCACAAAAAAGACTAAAGAAATTAGTACCTTAGTAAAAATCTTATCAATTTGCACTCTTGAATTTGGTTTGCATATTTGCAAAGGATGAATCATTCTGAAgcaccaaaataaattttacattaaagaCCTTCAACTGTATAGTAAACCCCAGCTTTATGATGGATATCTACTCAACAGGACCATTTGGTCAGTTAAGTGAGCTAGCACAAAACAGGataaggaata
Encoded proteins:
- the LOC124164408 gene encoding vicilin-like seed storage protein At2g18540, whose product is MAYQPDSWDIKLSPKENYAKLQINCETSAKPPLLIPKSEIEEASLMNKVNNDTESHRFLPEVLLFVDQGNARVGMNDSPIHSVINDAFCKKKKKALLMREKRMDEMYRAQERIRNTLYMRDRRKDEAFRIQERARNALYMRRRRQDEEYRRMEKERNALIMQKRRQNEEFRNKERARNAELMREKRKDEEFRREERQRNAMYVRNKRQNEAAKANNSNNNEVRTLKVENPENREEVPLSLVRQDAPNAAHVQHPYGEIFSEYQMV